One window of Pelmatolapia mariae isolate MD_Pm_ZW linkage group LG18, Pm_UMD_F_2, whole genome shotgun sequence genomic DNA carries:
- the arf1 gene encoding ADP-ribosylation factor 1 gives MGNMFAGLFKMFGKKEMRILMVGLDAAGKTTILYKLKLGEIVTTIPTIGFNVETVEYKNISFTVWDVGGQDKIRPLWRHYFQNTQGLIFVVDSNDRERCGEAREELLRMLAEDELRDAVLLVFANKQDLPNAMNAAELTDKLNLHSLRNRQWYIQATCATTGDGLYEGLDWLSNQLKNH, from the exons ATGGGGAATATGTTTGCAGGACTGTTTAAAATGTTCGGGAAGAAGGAGATGAGGATACTCATGGTGGGTCTGGATGCTGCTGGAAAGACAACGATTTTGTACAAGCTTAAACTCGGAGAGATTGTGACTACCATCCCCACAATAG GTTTTAATGTGGAAACGGTAGAATACAAGAACATCAGTTTCACAGTATGGGATGTCGGCGGTCAAGACAAAATTCGACCGCTGTGGCGTCATTACTTTCAAAACACTCAGG GTCTTATCTTTGTTGTGGACAGCAATGATAGAGAGCGATGTGGAGAGGCTCGTGAAGAGCTCCTGAGAATGTTGGCAGAGGATGAGCTGCGTGACGCCGTGCTGCTAGTGTTTGCCAACAAACAA GACCTCCCAAATGCTATGAATGCAGCAGAACTCACAGACAAGCTCAATCTTCATTCCCTGCGCAACCGACAGTGGTACATCCAGGCAACCTGTGCCACCACCGGAGATGGCCTCTATGAAGGGCTGGACTGGTTGTCTAATCAGCTCAAGAACCATTAA